From the genome of Paracidovorax avenae:
GGAAGGCCGCCACGAGGTCGGCCAGCTGCTGCGCCTGCATGCGCAGGCCCTGGGCCGCGGCGGAGGACTCCTCCACCAGGGCCGCGTTCTGCTGCGTCATCTGGTCGAGCTGGCTCACGGCCTCGCCCACCTGCCCGAGGCCGGTGCTCTGCTCGCGAGCGGAGGTGCTGATCTCGCCGACGATGGTCGCCACCTGCTCCACCGAGCCCACGATCTCGCCCATGGTGCTGCCGGCCGCATGCACCTGCTGCGTGCCCTCTCCCACCTGCCGCACGCTGTCGCTGATGAGGGCGCCGATTTCGCGGGCGGCCGTGGCCGAGCGCTGCGCGAGGCTGCGCACCTCCGCCGCGACGACGGCAAAGCCGCGTCCCTGTTCGCCGGCCCGGGCGGCTTCCACCGCGGCGTTGAGGGCGAGGATGTTGGTCTGGAAAGCGATGCCGTCGATCACGCCGGTGATGTCGGCGATCCTGCGGGAGGCCTGCGCGATGCCGTCCATGGTGGAGACCACCTGGCCCACGGCGTCGCGCCCGCGCCGCGCGACATCGCTGGCGGTGGCGGCCAGGGTGCTCGCCTGCTGCGCCGCGTCGGCGCTGTGGCGCACGGTGGCGATCAGCTCCTCCATGCTCGCGGCGATCTCCTCCAGGTTGGAGGCCGTGTGCTCGGTGCGCGCGGAGAGATCGGAGTTGCCCGCCGCGATCTCCGCGCTGGCCCCCGCCACCGAGGCGCTGGCCTGCCGCATCCCCACCACCAGGCCCGCGAGCCGCTGCTGCATGCCGCCCAGGCGCTCCAGCAGGGCGCGCACCTCGTCGCGGTTTCCGTCTCCCGCGGGCGGGACGGACGACGTCAGGTCGCCCTCGGCGATGCGGTCGGACACCTCGGACGCCTGCGCCAGCGGCACGAGGATGGAGCGCGAGAGCAGCAGCGCACAGCCCAGGCTCAGCAGCAGCCCGACCACCGATCCACCCACGAGCAGTGCGATGCCCTGCCGTTCGCTCGCCTCGGCCCGGGCGCGGGCCTCGGCCACCCGCTTG
Proteins encoded in this window:
- a CDS encoding methyl-accepting chemotaxis protein, coding for MTLNHTRLSLRLAIAFGVVCLVMSLAAGVGIWRLMQLQDIADDLGGESSERALLARELHSIVVLSSARAEALLEVGSPEYTARVDADRKRTSARSTEVRKRLESLAEDAESQRIFKDIDTAGNAFRAARDELVQRRRSGETLPPDAVGKLLRPAADRYAAAVEEMADYQRKRVAEARARAEASERQGIALLVGGSVVGLLLSLGCALLLSRSILVPLAQASEVSDRIAEGDLTSSVPPAGDGNRDEVRALLERLGGMQQRLAGLVVGMRQASASVAGASAEIAAGNSDLSARTEHTASNLEEIAASMEELIATVRHSADAAQQASTLAATASDVARRGRDAVGQVVSTMDGIAQASRRIADITGVIDGIAFQTNILALNAAVEAARAGEQGRGFAVVAAEVRSLAQRSATAAREIGALISDSVRQVGEGTQQVHAAGSTMGEIVGSVEQVATIVGEISTSAREQSTGLGQVGEAVSQLDQMTQQNAALVEESSAAAQGLRMQAQQLADLVAAFHLPEGASGQATALPR